The following are from one region of the Pocillopora verrucosa isolate sample1 chromosome 3, ASM3666991v2, whole genome shotgun sequence genome:
- the LOC131785753 gene encoding b(0,+)-type amino acid transporter 1-like: MASKEDEAAAAQPLTSDHDKETNGDALPAVEVNGQVGLKKEVTLLNGIALVVGVIIGSGIFISPKGVLKWTESVGMSLVVWAGCGILALLGSLCYCEMGTMIPKSGAEYSYLYEAFGPLPAFLYSWTLALIIRPSSLSVVALTFARYVSQPFFPDCEISPIPVRKILAATCLALTMFINCASVKWATRIQDSFTFGKLIALAILIVIGLIEVGSGNLQNFKGSFDGTTSNLANIGLAFYSGLWAYDGWNSLNFVTEEMKNPARDLPRALMIGIPLVTIVYLLTNIAYIAVVGGHGILNSGAVAMVVGEEKMGPVAWLIPIFVACSTFGCVNGLAFSGARLVFVSARNGHMPKILAMVHKTCHTPMPSIIFLHVIAMIMLIPDSSEFSTLVNYFSFAAWLSYFAVITALMYLRWKRPDAKRPYKVWLIVPIVADLAALYLLITPFWQEPKESAMALIFIALGIPVYFFCCYWSKTKDACDGCCGRFTYNVQKWFNFFLPGSEEDSEETMLKD; encoded by the exons ATGGCATCGAAGGAAGATGAAGCGGCCGCTGCTCAGCCGCTAACCAGCGATCATGACAAAGAAACGAACGGAGATGCTCTCCCAGCTGTTGAAGTCAATGGACAAGTTGGCCTTAAAAAGGAAGTCACCCTTCTAAATGGCATTGCTCTTGTTGTTGGTGTGATTATCGGCTCCGGAATTTTCATCTCACCCAAAGGTGTCCTCAAATGGACTGAATCAGTCGGAATGAGTTTGGTCGTCTGGGCAGGATGTGGTATTCTCGCTCTCCTTGGCTCCCTCTGCTACTGTGAAATGGGTACCATGATCCCTAAATCCGGTGCTGAGTATTCTTATCTCTACGAAGCCTTTGGTCCTCTACCAGCATTTCTTTATAGTTGGACGCTCGCTTTGATCATTCGCCCATCTTCACTCAGTGTCGTGGCCCTAACCTTTGCACGTTATGTTAGTCAGCCCTTCTTCCCCGACTGCGAAATCAGTCCGATTCCTGTCAGAAAGATCTTAGCAGCAACATGTTTGG CTCTGACTATGTTTATAAATTGTGCAAGTGTTAAATGGGCCACACGCATTCAGGATTCCTTCACTTTTGGAAAACTTATTGCTCTTGCAATTCTGATCGTGATTGGTCTCATTGAGGTTGGATCAG GTAATCTTCAAAACTTTAAGGGATCTTTTGATGGAACTACTTCAAACTTGGCAAATATTGGATTGGCTTTCTATTCAGGCCTCTGGGCTTATGATGGATG GAATAGCTTAAATTTTGTCACTGAAGAGATGAAGAACCCAGCTAG GGATTTACCAAGGGCTCTCATGATTGGAATCCCTCTAGTAACCATTGTTTACCTTTTGACTAACATTGCCTACATTGCTGTTGTTGGAGGACATGGCATTTTAAACTCAGGAGCTGTGGCTATG GTTGTTGGAGAGGAGAAGATGGGACCTGTTGCTTGGTTGATTCCAATCTTTGTTGCATGCTCCACCTTTGGTTGTGTGAATGGACTGGCTTTCAGTGGTGCAAG GTTGGTGTTTGTGTCAGCTCGCAATGGTCACATGCCTAAAATACTTGCCATGGTTCACAAGACTTGTCATACTCCTATGCCTTCCATCATTTTCTTG CATGTCATCGCCATGATCATGTTGATTCCTGACTCCAGTGAATTCAGCACACTCGTCAACTACTTCAGCTTTGCTGCATGGCTCTCATACTTTGCAGTCATCACAGCTCTGATGTACCTTAGGTGGAAACGTCCAGATGCTAAGAGACCATACAAG GTCTGGCTGATTGTGCCTATCGTTGCTGACCTGGCAGCCCTTTATCTGCTGATCACTCCATTCTGGCAGGAACCTAAGGAGTCTGCCATGGCCCTGATCTTCATCGCTCTCGGCATACCTGTCTATTTCTTCTGTTGTTATTGGAGCAAAACAAAGGATGCATGCGACGGATGCTGTG GACGTTTCACTTACAACGTGCAGAAGTGGTTTAACTTCTTTTTGCCCGGGAGTGAGGAAGATTCAGAGGAAACCATGTTAAAAGACTGa